CCATTCCCGGCTGCTCCATAACAATTGACTGAACAAAAGCAAAACAGGTGCCATGCCCTGTCTTTTTTTTTGTATTTTTTTATGTGCTGCAAAATCAGATCTTTGATTATGGTTGGTAGGTTTCGAAAAAAAAATGACCCAGTGGTGCATCTTCGTGGATGCATGCTTGACGGGGAAATCTGGTGCAGCCTGAAAGATGCACTTTGAGGAATGAAAAAATATTGTGTTTCTGTGGGGTATGGGTGTTTTCTTCCTTCATAGAAAAGGGTATGTAAAAGATTTGAATGAAAACCGGAAACAAGGGAGGGTTCATGAGTATTTCAGGGGATAAGGGAAAGGCCATCGAGTCGGCCATGGGACAGATTGAACGTCAGTTTGGAAAAGGGGCTATAATGCGCCTGGGCAGCAAGGAGGTGATTGCTGTTCCCACCATTTCCACAGGATCCCTGGCCCTGGACAGAGCCCTTGGTATTGGCGGTCTGCCCAAAGGACGTGTGATAGAAATTTATGGCCCAGAGTCTTCGGGCAAAACAACGCTGGCCCTTCATGCGGTGGCGGAATGCCAGCGTGCGGGAGGTATAGCTGCTTTCATTGACGCGGAGCATGCCCTTGATACGGCTTATGCCAGAAGGCTTGGCGTGAATGTAGATGAGCTTCTGGTTTCCCAGCCGGATACGGGAGAACAGGCACTGGAAATTGCGGATATGCTTGTGCGCAGCGGCGCTGTGGACATACTTGTTATTGACTCCGTGGCGGCATTGGTACCAAGGGCTGAAATTGAGGGTGAAATGGGTGATGCCCATATGGGGCTGCAGGCCCGTCTTATGAGTCAGGCGCTTCGAAAACTGACGGCGACTATCGGCAAAACCATGACAATGGTGATTTTCATCAATCAGATTCGTATGAAAATCGGTGTGATGTTTGGTAATCCCGAGACTACTACCGGTGGAAATGCGTTGAAATTTTATGCTTCCGTCCGGCTGGATGTACGCCGTGCTGCAGCCATTAAAGATGGGCAGGATGTTACGGGCAATCGTACCCGTGTTAAAGTCGTAAAAAATAAACTGGCTCCTCCGTTTAAAGAAGCTGAGTTTGATTTGATGTATGGAGAAGGTATTTCCAGGATCGGTGATCTTCTTGATCTTGGTGTAGAGGCTGGTATTATTGAAAAAAGTGGTGCCTGGTATGCCTATGATGGCGAGCGTATCGGCCAGGGCAGAGAGAATGTGAAAAAATTTTTGAAAGAAAATGAGGAGTTGTTTAACACCCTCTATCGTAAGGTAAGGGAAAGTTTGGGCATCGGCCTGCCTCCGGTACCTGAGAAGGATGAAAAGTCTGTAAAAACAGGAAAAAATGCCAAACCTTCCCGTGAGAAAAAGGGGGAAGAGCCTTCCATGTTTGATGATGCTGTGTCTTCTGATGACTGAAGTGAAGTAATCGAACCTCATATTGTTATTTTACATGTAACCGTTCAGCATAGTTTATTCTGAAATTTTAGCATTCTGATTGTATTGACCCGGTTTCGGCGTAAGCCAATCTGGCTGTTTGTGGGTGATATTGTCCGGTACTCAAGACCCACAGGCATTTTCGTTCCCGTAAAGGCTTGGGTTTTTCAGTCTGAGTGCCGGGTGGTGTCACAGACAGGCAGCCTTTGTGTCCATGTAATGCCTGACAGCTATGCTGTTACCAAAGAAAATGCTACTGAATAGTTACATGGTATATTTGATTGATCTGAAAGTAAGCAGGAGAAAATGAAAACCATGATGACGGGTAATGAGATACGTCAGAAATTTTTGGAATATTTTAAAAAATATGAGCACCGTCTGGTGCGTAGCTCTTCCCTTGTTCCTTCCGATGATCCCACCCTTCTGTTCACCAACGCAGGCATGGTTCAGTTCAAACGGGTATTTATAGGAGAGGAAAAACGGGAATATACCACCGCAACCACTTCCCAGAAATGTGTGCGGGCCGGAGGCAAGCATAACGATTTGGAAAATGTGGGGTATACGGCAAGGCACCATACTTTTTTTGAAATGCTGGGTAATTTCAGCTTCGGGGATTATTTCAAGGAAAAGGCCATCTTTTTTGCCTGGGATCTCCTTACCAATGGCTATGGCCTTCCTGCGGAAAAACTCTGGGTTTCCATTTATCTGGATGACGATGAAGCCTTTACTATCTGGCATGAACAGATCGGTGTACCCAAAGAACGCATTGTGCGTCTGGGAGAAGCGGATAATTTCTGGGCCATGGGAGATACGGGACCCTGCGGTCCATGTTCAGAAATTCATATAGACCGTGGTCCTGCTTATGGCTGTGACAATCCTGCCTGTGCCGTTGGCTGTGATTGCGACCGCTATCTTGAAATATGGAATCTTGTGTTCATGCAGTTCAACCGTTCCGAAGACGGTAGCATGACGCCTTTGCCTAAACCCAGTATTGATACGGGAATGGGGCTTGAACGCATTGCCTCTGTTGTACAGGGTGTGGATACCAATTATGACACGGATCTTTTTGTGCCCATCATGGAAAAGGTGGGAGAAATGTCCGGGAAAAAGCCGGGAGAAGATTCTGCGTCGGATGTGGCCATGAAGGTCATCGCCGATCATAGCCGTGCGGCAGCCTTTCTTGTTAATGATGGTGTGCTTCCTTCCAACGAGGGCAGGGGATATGTGCTGCGCCGTATTCTGCGCAGGGCCATTCGCTACGGTCGTAACATCGGTCTGACTCGCCCCTTCCTTAAGGATACGGTGCGGGTGGTCTTTTCCATTATGGAAGAGGCCTACCCTGAGTTGAAAAGCCAGGAAAGCTTCATCTGCAGTGTGATTGAAAATGAGGAAATCCGTTTTTCCGAAACTCTGGACAACGGACTGAAGCTTCTCCATGAGACCCTTGAAGGCCTTGCTGCCGCAGGAAAAAAGGAGCTGTCCGGTGATGTGATTTTCCGGCTGTATGACACCTATGGTTTCCCTGTGGATATAGTAAAGGACGTTACCAAGGGAAGTGATGTGCGCCTTGATATACAAGGCTTTGACACAATCATGGCAGAGCGGAGGGAAATGAGCCGCAGCAAGGTGAAGTTTGATGCCATGAACGAGGCCTACCTTTCCCTTTCCAGTGCGGGGGTTCAGACGGTCTTTACGGGATATGAGCGTACGGAAGACAAAGGAAAGGTGTTTTTGCTTGTGCAGCAGGGCAAGGCCTGTGACAGGATTGAGGGAGAAGGGGATCTGGAGCTGGTAACGGATCGAACGCCCTTTTATGCGGAATCCGGTGGGCAGGCGGGGGACAGGGGTTTTATCCGTACGAAAAGCTTTGAAATGAAAGTGACAGATACCCTGAAAGATCCTACGGGTTTTTTCATCCACAAAGGAAAGATTGTTTCGGGAAGTCTTGCAAAGGGTGAGGAAGTCATTCTTTCCGTGGATAGTGCGGCCAGGGCTGGCACCGAAAGAAACCACACGGCTACCCACCTTCTCCATGCCGCCCTGCGGGATGTTGTGGGGGATCATGTCAAACAGTCCGGTTCCCTTGTGGGGCCGGACCGGCTTCGTTTTGACTTCACCCATTTTTCCGGGATTGACCGGAGTGTTCTGGATACGGTGGAACGCTGGGTGAATGAAAAAATCAGGGAAAATGTACCTGTGAACTCCGAGGTCATGCAGGCAGAAGAAGCATTTAAAACCGGTGCCACAGCCCTTTTTGAGGAAAAATACGGGGATGAGGTAAGGGTCATCAGTCTGGATACCTTCAGCAAGGAGTTCTGTGGGGGGACCCATACGGCCTACACAGGGGATATCGGCCTCTTTGTCATTGTATCCGAAGGCAGTGTGGCAGCCGGTGTGCGCCGCATCGAGGCTTTGACCGGCGCATCGGCCCTTGCCTTTGTTCAGGAGCGCAACCGTATCATGCTTGAGGCGGCTTCCCTTTTAAAGGACAGGCCAGAGACTCTGGTGACCCGGGTGGAACGTTTGCTGGCGGATTGCCGCAGTCAGGAAAAAACCATTGATTCGCTGAAAAACAAGATGGCGGAAATGAGTGCGGGAGATATTACCGAAGGCGTTGTGGAGATTCAGGGAGTTAAGGTACTGGCCAAAAAGGTGATGGTGGATAATCCAGCTTCTCTCAGGGATCTGGCGGATCGTATGAAGGATAAGCTGGGTTCCGGTATTGTGCTGCTGGGAACGGAGTCTGATGGTAAGGTTCTGCTCATTGCCGTGGTGAGTAAGGATCTTGTGGGCCGTTTTCATGCAGGAAATATTGTGAAAGCTGCCGCCGGTGTGGTGGGTGGCGGTGGGGGAGGGCGTTCGGATATGGCCCAGGCCGGAGGCACCCGGCCGGAGAATTTGGATGCGGCTTTGCAGACGGTTCTGGATATGGTAGCTCAGGCCTGATTGGACACAAAGATGCAGGCAGGCCTGGGAAAGATTCCCTCAGGTCTGCCTGATGTCTGTCTGGCAGGAACAGCAGGCTGAGGCAGAAACATCAGATATGTAATTGTTCAGTATGGTATATTGTGAATGTAAGGTTGTAATTTTTTGCAGCGTTGTTTCATTGCAAGGCACCCTGGCTGTTTGCAAGTGACCTTGCAATCGTTTCGGATTCCGGCTCTCAAGCCATAAACCCAAAGCTTATGTACAAATAATATAGCCTTTTCAGGCTTGGGTGCCGCAGTGCAAATAAGAAGCGGCAAACTGCCTGAGCCGCCACAAGGCGGCCTGCTATGGTAACAAAAAAGTGCATTCCGCCTGTGCCGGTGAGTTTTTGCCGCTTCCGCACAGGGCACAAAGCTCTAAGCATAAGATTACGCCACGGGCAAACAGCTTGGGTGCCTGTGCATATGCCTGATAACTATGGTTCATAACAGGTAAGCAGGTCTTTACAGGGAGAAGATGGAATGTCGGAAGAAGGCTGGCTTATCCTTGTTTCTTTTGCCCTTATTTTTCTCTATCATATCTCGTTTGGCATACGCCTGCACAGGCATCCGACGGCCACCTCTCTGGGAATTACCCACAGAATCCGGCGGGAGTGGGTGCAGGAAATTTTAAAGGATGGCCGGGATCTTCTGGGGGTTCAAACCCTGAGAAATCAGGTGATGGCGGCGAGCTTTCTGGCGTCAACGGCCATTCTGATCAGCCTTGGCGTACTGGGGCTGGCAGCCAACCCGTCGTTTTACAGCGGGTTTCTTACGGTCCTGGGCGGAAGCGATGTGGAGACGGCAGGTACCCTTTCCAGGCTTGTGCTGATTTCTGTGAATTTTTTTGCTGCTTTTTTTAACTTCACCCTCTGTATACGTTACTACAACCACGCCAGTTTTGGTGTGGGATTGAAAAATTTCGAGTCCCTGCCTTTCCCGCCGGAATTTATCCTCACCATGATGGACAGGGGCAGCCTCCATTATTTTCTGGGGATGCGGGGTTATTATCTGTCCGTTCCCCTTCTTTTGTGGATAATGGGGCCTTTCTGGCTTTTTTTCGGTGTACTGGGGCTGCTTTTCGTACTTTTTTTTCTGGACCGCATGGCCTGATCCAGGTGCCTTTCCCCGTTTGAAACGGATTGTACCACGAGATCCTTCTGCCGCTTTTTTCTGCCCCCGTCTTTTTCTACAAAAAGCTTCTCTCCCGTCCATGGGTCCGTTTCCGTCCAGTACATGGCAGCCGACCAGGTAGAAGGTGTGGGCGTGAAGATCTGCACCTGCTCCGGCGCGAGTTTCAGCGTTTGGCGGGCATAGGTACCCAGCTTTTTCATGTCTTCTTCCGTACATCCCGGATGGGCTGCAATGAAGTAGTAGGTGAGAAACTGGGGTTTACCCGCCTTGTGGGTCTGGGTGAAAAAGAGTTCCCTGAAGCGTTCAAGGGTTTCTGTGCCGGGTTTTCCCATACGGGAAAGAACATGGGGACAGATATGTTCCGGTGCCACTTTCATCTGGCCGGAAACATGGTGGCCTACCAGCTCTTCCAGATAATCCGGTCCTGCTTTTTTATCCGCCAGCAGAAGATCATATCGGACGCCCGATGCCACAAAAACTTTTCGAACGCCCTTCAGGCTGCGTAGTTCTTTCAGGAGTTTTTTCTGGAGACTGTGATCCGGTTTCAGGGAAGGGCAGACCTCTGGAAACAGACAGCGTCTGTCATGGCAGCTTCCTTTTTCCTTTTTTTTTCTGCACTCAAATCCATACATATTGGCTGTGGGGCCGCCTGCATCGGATATGATACCTTTGAAATCGGATCTATGGGTCAGGCTTTCTGCTTCTTTCACAATGGAGGCAAGGCTTCTGGATCGTACCGTTCTTCCCTGATGCACGGCAATGGCGCAGAAGTTACATTCTCCATAACAGCCATAGTGGGTGGTGATGCTGTGGCGGATGGTTTCCAGTGCCCGGACATCTCCTTTTGCCGCATCATCAGGATGCAGGCTGCGGGTAAAGGGAAGAGCGTGCATGGCATCCAGCTCCTTTTCTTCCGTATAGGGAAAGGGCGGGTTCTGGATGAGAAAGCGGTCACCGTGGGCCTGGGCCAGCCCTCTGGCTGTGATGGGATCACTGTTTTCATAAAAGGTATGGAACATGGAAAGAAAGCTTTTTTTATCGTTAGAAACTTCTTCAAAGGAAGGAAGGGTCAGGTAGTTTTCCGGGATTTGTTTTGCAACGAGGCAGAGGCCGGGTATGGCATCCGGAGATTGTTTTTGTTTCAGGGCACGGGCAAAGGCAAGGATGCTGGATTCGGCCATACCGTAGAGCAGATAATCTGCTTTGGCATCAAAGAGAAGGGATCGTCTGATTCTGTTGTCCCAGAAATCATAGTGGCTGATACGGCGCAGGCTGGCTTCTATACCACCCAGAAGAATGGGGACCGTATTTTTGAAATAACGACGGATGCGGTTGGTGTATACAATGCATGCGCGGTCCGGCCTGCGGTCATTGATGCCACCGGGCGTATAGTCGTCATTCTTTCTGCGTTTTTTCGAAGCTGTGTAATTGGCCACCATGGAATCCACACTGCCGCCGGAAACACCCCAGAAGAGTTTGGGTTCGCCTAGTTTTGTAAAATCAGTGGTTTTTTCCGGGTCGGGCTGGGCAAGAATGGCTACTTTGAAACCGTCAGCAGCAAGGACCCTTGCGATGACGGCAACGCCCATGGAAGGGGCGTCGATAAAGGCATCCCCTGTAACAAGGATGATATCCGGAGCATCCCAGCCATTTCTGGCTATGGCTTCGGGGCTTGTGGGAAAAATATCGGAAAGAGTAGGCATGAAAATCCTTTGTCAGAAGCCTTAAGCCTGTTTCTGGTGAGACTGTCAGCGGGCAGAAATCCTGGAAGGGGATGGCGGAAAGGTAAGAATAAAGCAGCTGCCTTTGGATGGTGTACTTTCGATGGCAAGTGTTCCCTTGTTTTTTTCTATGAACTCCCGGCATATGACCATACCAAGACCTGTGCCGCACTCACCTGTGGTGCCGGGGGTGGATTTGCCGCAGGAGCCGGAAAGGAGAGAGGAAACGGTTTGTTCATTCATTCCTATACCTGTATCGCTGATACGGATTTCTGTTCCGGCAGGACTCTGGTCTGCGGTGATGGTGATTCGACCTCCTGTATCCGTGAATTTGATGGCATTGGAAATGAGGTTGCGGAGCACTGACGCAATCATATTGGCATCGGCAAAAAGGTAAAGGGTTCCGGGGATTTTACCCCGGATACGGATTTTCTTTTTCTCCGCATTTTCTTTGAAAAGAGAGACTGTTGAATGGATGAGCTGGGTGAGGTCCAGTATTTCCGGTTGCCACTCGTTAAAGCCGCTTCCTGTTCGGGTCCAGTCCAGCAGTTTTTCCAGCATTTCGTATAGCTTGAGGGTGGAGCCATGGGCATGGGCAATGAAACGTTTTTTTTCTTTTTCCGTATAATCTTCATAGCTTTCTGCCAAAAGGCCTAGAAATCCCAGTACGCTACTGAACGGTGCCTTGAGGTCATGGGCAACAACGGAAAGGATTTTTTCTTTTTCCCTGTTGATACGTAAAAGCTGATTTTTTTGTTCCTGCAGCATCATATGGAGGTGAATCCGGGCGAGGATTTCTTCTTTCTGAATGGGCTTGCAGATGTAATCTACCGCTCCTGCCTGAAAACCGGCTACTTTATCGGCTGTTTCCGTAAGGGCGGTCATAAAGATGACAGGGATATCCCGCGTTTCAGAATCGGATTTCAGGGCATGACAGGCCATGAATCCGTCCATCTCCGGCATGATGACATCCAGAAGAATCATATTCGGTCTGGAAATTTTTGCCATCTTGAGTGCTGTTTCTCCGTCCTGGGCCACGAGGGTGCGGTAGCCGCTCTGGTCCAGGCAGTGAAAAAGGATGCCAAGGTTGGCAGGATTGTCGTCAACAATTAAGATTGTCTTCATTGCTTTTTCTGTTTTCTTTCTCTTGCTTTGCCAAGGCGTGTCAGCCACTGGCTGAGTTCACGGATGCGGAACTGGCTGGCAAGTTCCTTCACATGACCCGCAAAGGTTGCATAATGGGTGTTCAGATCCTGGCTCTGGCACCATTCACCTATGGCGGAGATATCTCCCTGTTTTACGAGATTCATAAGCTTTTGCATGCGTTCTGTCTCCGGAAAGGGAATATCGGCAAAATCCGGAGGCTGCAGATGCAGGCTTTCGGAAATCCAGACCAGAGGGAGATGGCGGCAGAGAACTTCGAAAAGTTCCTGAATTTGAACGGGTTTGGAAATAAAAGCAGCACATCCCATGTCCAGGCACTTTTCACGGACATCATGGGTGGCACTGGCGGATACGGCAATCACAGGAGGAGCATCCCCGTCAAACAGCCTGTGAATACGGCGCGTAGTTTCAAAACCATCCATGCCGGGCATGATCAGATCCATCAGAATAAGATCGGGCTTTGAAGTCCGGCAGCTATCAAGGGCGTGCGTCCCGCAGTCTGCTTCTTCCATCATGAAGCCTAAGGGGGCAAAAAGTTCTACGAGAAAAGTGCGG
This genomic window from Desulfobotulus pelophilus contains:
- the alaS gene encoding alanine--tRNA ligase, with product MTGNEIRQKFLEYFKKYEHRLVRSSSLVPSDDPTLLFTNAGMVQFKRVFIGEEKREYTTATTSQKCVRAGGKHNDLENVGYTARHHTFFEMLGNFSFGDYFKEKAIFFAWDLLTNGYGLPAEKLWVSIYLDDDEAFTIWHEQIGVPKERIVRLGEADNFWAMGDTGPCGPCSEIHIDRGPAYGCDNPACAVGCDCDRYLEIWNLVFMQFNRSEDGSMTPLPKPSIDTGMGLERIASVVQGVDTNYDTDLFVPIMEKVGEMSGKKPGEDSASDVAMKVIADHSRAAAFLVNDGVLPSNEGRGYVLRRILRRAIRYGRNIGLTRPFLKDTVRVVFSIMEEAYPELKSQESFICSVIENEEIRFSETLDNGLKLLHETLEGLAAAGKKELSGDVIFRLYDTYGFPVDIVKDVTKGSDVRLDIQGFDTIMAERREMSRSKVKFDAMNEAYLSLSSAGVQTVFTGYERTEDKGKVFLLVQQGKACDRIEGEGDLELVTDRTPFYAESGGQAGDRGFIRTKSFEMKVTDTLKDPTGFFIHKGKIVSGSLAKGEEVILSVDSAARAGTERNHTATHLLHAALRDVVGDHVKQSGSLVGPDRLRFDFTHFSGIDRSVLDTVERWVNEKIRENVPVNSEVMQAEEAFKTGATALFEEKYGDEVRVISLDTFSKEFCGGTHTAYTGDIGLFVIVSEGSVAAGVRRIEALTGASALAFVQERNRIMLEAASLLKDRPETLVTRVERLLADCRSQEKTIDSLKNKMAEMSAGDITEGVVEIQGVKVLAKKVMVDNPASLRDLADRMKDKLGSGIVLLGTESDGKVLLIAVVSKDLVGRFHAGNIVKAAAGVVGGGGGGRSDMAQAGGTRPENLDAALQTVLDMVAQA
- a CDS encoding YgiQ family radical SAM protein produces the protein MPTLSDIFPTSPEAIARNGWDAPDIILVTGDAFIDAPSMGVAVIARVLAADGFKVAILAQPDPEKTTDFTKLGEPKLFWGVSGGSVDSMVANYTASKKRRKNDDYTPGGINDRRPDRACIVYTNRIRRYFKNTVPILLGGIEASLRRISHYDFWDNRIRRSLLFDAKADYLLYGMAESSILAFARALKQKQSPDAIPGLCLVAKQIPENYLTLPSFEEVSNDKKSFLSMFHTFYENSDPITARGLAQAHGDRFLIQNPPFPYTEEKELDAMHALPFTRSLHPDDAAKGDVRALETIRHSITTHYGCYGECNFCAIAVHQGRTVRSRSLASIVKEAESLTHRSDFKGIISDAGGPTANMYGFECRKKKEKGSCHDRRCLFPEVCPSLKPDHSLQKKLLKELRSLKGVRKVFVASGVRYDLLLADKKAGPDYLEELVGHHVSGQMKVAPEHICPHVLSRMGKPGTETLERFRELFFTQTHKAGKPQFLTYYFIAAHPGCTEEDMKKLGTYARQTLKLAPEQVQIFTPTPSTWSAAMYWTETDPWTGEKLFVEKDGGRKKRQKDLVVQSVSNGERHLDQAMRSRKKSTKSSPSTPKKSQKGPIIHKRRGTDR
- a CDS encoding hybrid sensor histidine kinase/response regulator, which encodes MKTILIVDDNPANLGILFHCLDQSGYRTLVAQDGETALKMAKISRPNMILLDVIMPEMDGFMACHALKSDSETRDIPVIFMTALTETADKVAGFQAGAVDYICKPIQKEEILARIHLHMMLQEQKNQLLRINREKEKILSVVAHDLKAPFSSVLGFLGLLAESYEDYTEKEKKRFIAHAHGSTLKLYEMLEKLLDWTRTGSGFNEWQPEILDLTQLIHSTVSLFKENAEKKKIRIRGKIPGTLYLFADANMIASVLRNLISNAIKFTDTGGRITITADQSPAGTEIRISDTGIGMNEQTVSSLLSGSCGKSTPGTTGECGTGLGMVICREFIEKNKGTLAIESTPSKGSCFILTFPPSPSRISAR
- the recA gene encoding recombinase RecA; protein product: MSISGDKGKAIESAMGQIERQFGKGAIMRLGSKEVIAVPTISTGSLALDRALGIGGLPKGRVIEIYGPESSGKTTLALHAVAECQRAGGIAAFIDAEHALDTAYARRLGVNVDELLVSQPDTGEQALEIADMLVRSGAVDILVIDSVAALVPRAEIEGEMGDAHMGLQARLMSQALRKLTATIGKTMTMVIFINQIRMKIGVMFGNPETTTGGNALKFYASVRLDVRRAAAIKDGQDVTGNRTRVKVVKNKLAPPFKEAEFDLMYGEGISRIGDLLDLGVEAGIIEKSGAWYAYDGERIGQGRENVKKFLKENEELFNTLYRKVRESLGIGLPPVPEKDEKSVKTGKNAKPSREKKGEEPSMFDDAVSSDD
- a CDS encoding DUF599 domain-containing protein produces the protein MSEEGWLILVSFALIFLYHISFGIRLHRHPTATSLGITHRIRREWVQEILKDGRDLLGVQTLRNQVMAASFLASTAILISLGVLGLAANPSFYSGFLTVLGGSDVETAGTLSRLVLISVNFFAAFFNFTLCIRYYNHASFGVGLKNFESLPFPPEFILTMMDRGSLHYFLGMRGYYLSVPLLLWIMGPFWLFFGVLGLLFVLFFLDRMA